The following proteins are co-located in the Manihot esculenta cultivar AM560-2 chromosome 7, M.esculenta_v8, whole genome shotgun sequence genome:
- the LOC110618593 gene encoding uncharacterized protein LOC110618593 — MQRRTLYAWGVAILCFVVLMIVTPAIPQSEEYHDFADQREFFGIPNTLNVISNFPFLVIGVIGLVLCYHGNYFKLSLQGELWGWTCFFLGVAAVAFGSGYYHLKPNDARLVWDRLPMTVAFTSIIAIFIIERIDERKGTISILPLILAGIISIAYWRFFDDLRPYALVQFVPCIAIPLMAILLPPIYTHSAYWLWAAGFYLLAKVEEATDKPIYRWTHHFVSGHTLKHLCAAMVPVFLTLMLAKRSIETHRISLYKKWKISWTEVRENGGKVESYTSTYRSVPVVETP; from the exons ATGCAAAGACGCACCTTATACGCATGGGGAGTGGCGATTCTTTGCTTCGTAGTATTGATGATTGTCACTCCGGCCATTCCTCAGTCTGAAGAATACCACGATTTCGCTGATCAACGCGAATTCTTTG GAATACCCAATACTCTGAATGTGATTTCGAATTTTCCTTTCCTCGTTATTGGTGTGATTGGACTTGTGCTTTGCTATCATGGGAATTATTTTAAGCTGAG CCTGCAAGGTGAGCTTTGGGGTTGGACATGCTTTTTCCTTGGTGTGGCGGCTGTTGCTTTTGGCTCTGGATACTACCATCTCAAGCCTAATGATGCACGCCTTGTGTGGGATCGTCTGCCA ATGACGGTTGCATTCACGTCAATTATTGCTATTTTTATCATTGAAAGGATTGATGAGAGAAAAGGCACAATATCCATCTTACCTTTAATATTGGCTGGTATTATAAGCATTGCATATTGGAG GTTCTTTGATGACCTCCGCCCATATGCTCTAGTTCAGTTTGTTCCTTGCATTGCCATTCCACTAATGGCTATCTTGTTGCCTCCCATTTACACCCATTCTGCATATTGGCTTTGGGCAGCAG GATTTTATCTTTTAGCTAAGGTGGAAGAAGCGACGGATAAACCAATTTATAGATGGACTCATCATTTTGTCAGTGGGCACACCCTCAAGCATTTATGTGCTGCAATGGTTCCTGTCTTCTTGACACTTATGCTTGCAAAGAGGAGTATTGAAACACACAG AATAAGTCTCTACAAGAAATGGAAGATTTCATGGACAGAAGTCAGAGAAAATGGTGGAAAGGTGGAAAGTTACACTAGTACCTATAGAAGTGTACCGGTTGTCGAAACACCTTAA
- the LOC110618881 gene encoding putative receptor-like protein kinase At3g47110 isoform X2: MRSSSVIFPLSVRCIVVLVLSLQLSFEVPSIDAATTIGGNETDHLALLEFKAKISHDPQNVTSSWNTSAHFCNWEGVICSRRHKRVTGLNLHSKELVGNLSPYIGNMSFLKVIRLQNNSLQGEIPPEIGRLFRIQVLDLSNNSFEGKIPANLSRCLNMSFLGLAYNKLFGNFPVELATLLKLKHIVIHANYLSGDIPSFLGNFSSLEALSARGNFFSGNIPQSLGQLKHLSSIGLGSNNLSGIVPQAIFNLSSITVLSLSNNSLHGSLPSEIGLLLPQLQILQISRNNFSGSVPVSLSNATKLQRILLQHNNFNGKVDVDFGGLQQLYRLFLSNNNLGKEGENDLDFITSLLNSSNLKDVDLSYNQFKGELPNSVSNVSSTLEWISVHFNQIGGRLPQWLSKIVSLENINLAYNQITGTIPIELGKLSRLVDFKLNDNRLYGSIPSSLGNISSLGEIRLLRNNLQGTIPSSLGNCQKLLFLSLSQNNLSGSIPKELFPFQSMLVSIALDQNRLDGSLPSEIGNLFNLKELYVSQNLLSGEIPNDLGRCNSLELLYMGNNNLEGSIPPSLASLKGLRILDLSHNNFSGKIPEYLEQFALEHVNLSSNNFDGEVPTEGVFANASAISVAGNNRLCGGIPELQLPRCPVSKRSKLRSFKIAVIIISCVFGVVVLLTCMWYGFKKKKREQSPTSLDIMSFHNVSYEMILKATDGFSSANLIGVGSFGSVYKGTFVEDGAIFAVKVLNLQQQGASKSFMAECQSLRNVRHRNLVKIITSCSSIDFQGNEFKALVYDYMPNGDLQDWLHTDLERPVELIDEQPSLSLLQRLNIAIDIGNGLDYLHHHCQKPIIHCDLKPCNILLDDEMVAHIGDFGLAKFLPHLMNPTQSSSIGVRGTIGYTPPEYGLGSEVSTSGDVYSYGILLLEMVTGKKPTDDIFVEGFNLHNFARMAMPNQVLKIVDPILLQEDFPTKARNDSKVECLTCLIKVGVACTMESPQDRMDVSNAIKELHAIKNNFMQTK; encoded by the exons ATGAGGAGCTCAAGTGTCATCTTTCCACTTTCTGTGAGATGCATTGTCGTCCTCGTACTCTCTTTGCAGCTGAGCTTCGAAGTTCCCTCCATTGATGCTGCTACAACCATTGGTGGGAATGAGACAGATCATCTTGCTTTGTTAGAATTCAAGGCAAAAATTTCGCATGATCCCCAGAATGTCACAAGTTCATGGAATACTTCTGCCCATTTCTGCAACTGGGAAGGTGTCATTTGCAGTCGTAGACACAAAAGAGTCACCGGCCTGAACCTTCACTCTAAAGAGTTGGTTGGCAATTTGTCACCTTACATAGGAAACATGAGTTTCCTTAAGGTCATTAGACTGCAAAACAACAGCCTTCAAGGTGAAATCCCACCTGAAATTGGCCGTTTGTTCAGAATCCAAGTTTTAGATCTTAGCAACAACTCTTTTGAAGGGAAAATTCCGGCCAATTTATCCAGATGCTTGAACATGAGTTTCCTTGGATTAGCTTACAACAAGCTGTTTGGCAACTTTCCAGTAGAGCTCGCCACTTTGCTCAAGCTCAAACACATTGTAATTCATGCAAACTATTTGAGCGGCGACATACCATCATTTCTGGGAAATTTTAGCTCACTTGAAGCTTTGTCAGCTCGTGGAAATTTCTTCAGTGGAAACATTCCACAATCTCTGGGTCAACTCAAGCATTTGTCATCTATTGGACTTGGAAGCAATAACCTCTCAGGTATAGTCCCTCAAGCCATTTTTAATCTTTCCTCCATCACTGTATTATCTTTGTCAAACAATTCCTTGCATGGAAGTCTTCCATCAGAGATTGGCCTCCTTTTACCACAGCTTCAAATATTACAAATTTCGAGGAACAATTTTAGTGGGTCTGTTCCAGTTTCATTATCCAATGCTACTAAACTCCAAAGAATTCTTCTACAGCATAACAATTTCAATGGAAAAGTAGATGTTGATTTTGGAGGCTTACAGCAACTTTACAGGTTATTTTTGAGTAACAACAATCTTGGAAAGGAGGGGGAAAATGATTTGGATTTTATCACTTCTTTGTTGAATTCTAGCAATTTGAAAGATGTGGATTTATCTTACAATCAATTTAAAGGAGAATTGCCAAATTCTGTGAGTAATGTATCTTCAACCCTCGAATGGATCTCAGTGCACTTTAATCAAATAGGTGGAAGACTCCCTCAGTGGTTATCAAAGATTGTTAGCTTGGAGAATATAAATCTAGCATATAACCAAATTACAGGTACCATTCCCATTGAATTAGGTAAACTTTCAAGACTTGTAGATTTTAAACTCAATGATAATAGATTATATGGATCAATTCCTTCATCTTTAGGAAACATATCATCATTGGGTGAAATTCGTTTACTTCGCAATAATTTACAAGGCACCATTCCCTCGAGTCTTGGAAATTGCCAAAAATTATTGTTCTTATCTCTTTCTCAAAACAATCTTAGCGGCTCCATACCCAAAGAACTTTTTCCTTTTCAATCCATGTTAGTTTCCATAGCCCTAGATCAAAACCGTTTAGACGGATCTCTTCCTTCAGAAATTGgaaatttattcaatttgaaGGAATTGTATGTTTCTCAGAACTTGTTGTCTGGTGAAATTCCAAATGATCTTGGCCGCTGCAATAGCCTCGAGTTGCTTTACATGGGCAATAACAACTTGGAAGGTAGCATTCCACCATCTTTGGCCTCTTTAAAAGGTCTAAGAATACTTGATCTGTCTCACAATAATTTTTCTGGCAAGATTCCGGAGTACCTAGAGCAATTTGCATTGGAACATGTCAATTTATCTTCCAACAATTTTGATGGTGAAGTTCCCACTGAAGGAGTTTTTGCAAATGCAAGTGCAATATCAGTTGCAGGAAACAATAGACTCTGTGGGGGTATACCAGAGTTACAGTTGCCTAGATGCCCTGTTTCAAAGAGAAGCAAATTGCGCAGTTTCAAAATAGCTGTGATCATCATCTCCTGTGTTTTTGGCGTTGTTGTGCTGTTAACTTGTATGTGGTATGGTtttaagaagaagaaaagagagcAATCTCCCACTTCCTTGGACATAATGTCATTTCATAATGTTTCATATGAAATGATTCTTAAGGCAACTGATGGGTTCTCTTCAGCAAATTTGATTGGTGTGGGAAGCTTTGGGTCTGTATATAAAGGCACTTTTGTAGAGGATGGTGCAATTTTTGCAGTGAAAGTACTCAACCTTCAACAACAAGGTGCTTCGAAGAGTTTTATGGCCGAGTGCCAATCCTTGAGAAATGTTCGTCATCGAAATCTTGTCAAGATAATAACATCTTGCTCCAGTATTGATTTTCAAGGAAATGAATTTAAGGCACTTGTTTATGACTATATGCCGAATGGGGATCTACAGGATTGGTTACATACAGACTTAGAAAGACCTGTCGAGCTAATTGATGAACAACCAAGTCTAAGCCTTTTGCAGAGATTGAACATTGCTATAGACATTGGGAATGGGCTGGATTATCTTCATCATCATTGTCAAAAGCCAATTATTCACTGTGATCTAAAGCCATGCAATATTCTTCTTGATGATGAAATGGTTGCTCATATTGGAGATTTCGGGCTAGCAAAGTTCCTTCCTCACCTAATGAATCCAACTCAAAGCAGCTCGATCGGAGTTAGAGGAACAATAGGTTACACACCTCCAG AATATGGATTAGGAAGCGAGGTATCAACAAGCGGagatgtttacagttatggaaTCCTATTATTAGAGATGGTGACAGGAAAAAAACCTACTGATGATATTTTTGTTGAAGGTTTTAACCTTCACAATTTTGCTAGGATGGCAATGCCCAACCAAGTGTTGAAGATTGTAGACCCAATTCTTTTACAAGAAGATTTTCCGACAAAAGCAAGAAATGATAGCAAAGTTGAATGCCTAACTTGCCTAATCAAGGTTGGAGTAGCATGTACAATGGAGTCTCCTCAAGATAGAATGGACGTGAGTAATGCAATCAAAGAGTTACATGcaatcaaaaataattttatgcaaACTAAATAA
- the LOC110619192 gene encoding probable LRR receptor-like serine/threonine-protein kinase At3g47570: MKKCNVLLPLVHLFFGVSSIVAATTGAGNETDYLALSEFKAKIVKDPQNVMKSWNDSMHFCNWEGVTCGSRQSRVTILNLQSKGLSGSLPPHIGNMSFLTEITLQNNTLQGNIPSELGRLLRLQVLNLGNNSFEGKIPANLSSCSNLTVLRLSYNKLVGQIPTEITSFSRLRELWIHNNYLTGGIPSSIANLSLLETLSASDNFFGGRIPDSLGKLNHLSAIGLGRTNLSGIIPPSIYNISSISIFSMPYNSLSGKLPSNIGLLLPNLEFLQVSGNQLEGSIPISLSNASKLERISIGRNKFTEKVGVHFGSMQRLVLLILAENNLGSLEGGDLNFITSLANCSSLVRLHLSRNQFKGVLPNSMANLSSTLEWMSIDENQIHGSLPPGLSNLVNLSTMDLQFNKISGTLPTEFGKLQKLQRLFLNQNRLSGTVPPSMGNLSLLNELHLQQNQLEGTIPSSLGNCHELLFLNLSQNKLNGSIPKQLFSIQSKLVGIDLSENHLVESLPSQIGNLFNLNTLDVSQNKLSGEIPINLGQCNSLEFLYMGSNNFQGTIPASLASLRGLKLFDLSKNNISGKIPEFLENLALEFFNMSFNDFEGEVPAKGVFASKKAISVEGNKKLCGGIPELQLPKCIIQTSKKQKSKRHLVKIVVIALSSASCVIVLLTFLSYRCRKIKRQQSPDLLETGSLYRLSYDRILKATDGFSSTNLVGVGSFGSVYKGIFSDGVIVAIKVFNPQQEGAVRSFMAECKALRNVRHRNLVKIITSCSSIDFQGNDFRALVYEYMPNGNLDQWLHQNSRIDVKLDEHQNLNLLQRISIALDVGNALDYLHRHCHKPIVHCDLKPSNILLDNDMTAHVGDFGLAKFLSELTNPVQSSSIGVRGTIGYAAPEYGFGSEVSTSGDVYSYGILLLEMMTGKKPTDDIFVEGLNIQKFARMALLDQVLEVADPSLLQEEARVNCNESSIQTRNHCIVECLISVIRVGLACSMEYPHQRMDISNAVNELQTIKDKFIRENERVVSA, from the exons ATGAAGAAATGCAATGTCCTTTTACCCCTTGTGCATCTTTTCTTTGGAGTTTCTTCCATTGTTGCTGCTACAACAGGAGCTGGGAATGAGACAGATTATCTTGCTTTATCAGAATTCAAGGCAAAGATTGTTAAGGACCCTCAAAATGTCATGAAGTCATGGAATGATTCCATGCATTTCTGCAATTGGGAAGGTGTCACATGTGGCAGTAGACAAAGCAGAGTCACCATTCTTAATCTTCAATCTAAAGGCTTGTCAGGTTCTTTGCCTCCTCACATAGGAAACATGAGTTTCCTTACAGAGATCACACTTCAAAACAACACCTTACAAGGTAACATCCCTTCAGAACTAGGCCGTTTGTTGAGGCTGCAAGTTCTAAACCTGGGCAACAACTCCTTTGAAGGCAAAATCCCAGCCAACTTGTCCTCTTGCTCAAACCTCACAGTCCTTCGCTTATCATACAACAAGCTTGTAGGACAGATTCCAACTGAAATCACAAGTTTTTCCAGGCTCAGGGAACTCTGGATCCACAACAACTATTTGACAGGAGGCATTCCATCATCAATCGCCAATCTTAGCTTGCTAGAAACTTTATCTGCAAGTGATAATTTCTTTGGTGGAAGGATTCCAGATTCTCTGGGGAAGCTGAATCACCTGTCAGCTATTGGACTTGGTAGAACTAACCTCTCAGGTATTATCCCTCCATCCATTTATAATATATCTTCCATCAGTATATTCTCCATGCCTTATAATTCACTTTCTGGAAAACTTCCATCAAACATTGGTCTCCTCCTACCAAATCTTGAGTTTCTGCAAGTATCAGGAAATCAACTTGAAGGATCAATTCCAATATCACTATCTAATGCGTCAAAACTCGAACGTATTAGCATAGGAAGAAATAAATTCACAGAAAAAGTAGGTGTCCATTTTGGGAGCATGCAAAGACTTGTGCTGTTGATTTTGGCAGAAAATAATCTTGGAAGCCTGGAAGGTGGTGATTTGAATTTTATCACTTCTTTAGCAAATTGCAGCAGTTTGGTGAGGCTGCATTTATCTAGGAACCAATTTAAGGGAGTGTTGCCTAACTCCATGGCTAATCTATCTTCTACACTTGAGTGGATGTCCATTGATGAAAATCAAATACACGGTAGTCTTCCTCCTGGCTTGTCTAATCTTGTCAACTTGTCAACAATGGATCTTCAGTTTAACAAAATCTCAGGTACTCTTCCTACAGAATTTGGTAAGCTGCAAAAACTGCAACGCTTGTTTCTGAACCAGAATAGATTATCAGGAACCGTTCCTCCCTCTATGGGAAATTTATCTTTGCTGAATGAACTTCACTTGCAGCAAAATCAATTAGAAGGAACCATACCTTCCAGCCTTGGTAATTGCCATGAGTTACTGTTCTTGAATCTTTctcaaaataaattgaatggTTCCATTCCAAAACAGCTTTTTTCTATTCAATCCAAGTTGGTTGGAATAGATTTATCTGAAAATCATCTGGTGGAATCTCTTCCTTCACAGATTGgaaatttattcaatttgaatACATTGGATGTTTCTCAAAACAAGTTGTCTGGAGAAATTCCAATCAACCTTGGTCAGTGCAATAGCCTTGAGTTTCTTTACATGGGCAGTAACAACTTTCAAGGAACCATACCTGCGTCCCTAGCTTCATTAAGGGGTCTTAAACTATTCGACCTCTCAAAAAACAACATCTCAGGAAAAATTCCAGAATTTTTAGAGAATCTTGCACTGGAATTTTTTAACATGTCCTTCAATGATTTTGAGGGTGAAGTTCCTGCCAAAGGTGTTTTTGCAAGTAAAAAAGCAATATCAGTTGAAGGTAACAAGAAGCTATGTGGAGGCATTCCAGAATTACAATTGCCTAAATGCATCATTCAAACATCAAAGAAACAAAAGAGCAAGCGACATCTTGTGAAAATTGTTGTAATAGCCTTATCATCTGCTTCTTGTGTCATTGTTCTGTTAACCTTCCTGAGTTATAGGTGCAGAAAGATAAAAAGACAGCAATCTCCTGATTTATTGGAAACAGGGTCATTGTACAGACTTTCATATGACAGGATTCTTAAAGCAACAGATGGATTCTCTTCAACAAATTTAGTTGGTGTGGGAAGTTTTGGCTCAGTTTACAAAGGCATTTTTAGTGATGGAGTAATTGTTGCAATCAAAGTATTCAATCCTCAACAAGAAGGAGCTGTTAGGAGTTTTATGGCCGAGTGTAAAGCCTTGAGAAACGTACGCCACCGAAATCTTGTGAAGATCATAACTTCTTGCTCAAGCATTGATTTTCAGGGAAATGATTTTAGAGCACTTGTATATGAGTATATGCCAAATGGAAACTTAGATCAGTGGTTGCATCAGAACTCAAGAATAGATGTTAAACTAGATGAACATCAGAATCTTAACCTTCTTCAAAGGATAAGCATTGCATTAGATGTCGGAAATGCACTAGATTATCTTCATCGACATTGCCATAAGCCAATTGTCCATTGTGATTTAAAGCCAAGCAATATTCTTCTAGACAATGACATGACTGCACATGTAGGAGATTTTGGACTAGCAAAGTTTCTCTCAGAACTTACTAATCCAGTTCAAAGCAGTTCAATTGGTGTCAGAGGAACAATTGGCTATGCAGCTCCAG AATATGGTTTTGGAAGTGAGGTGTCGACAAGTGGagatgtttacagttatgggaTCCTACTGCTAGAGATGATGACAGGAAAGAAGCCCactgatgatatttttgtggaAGGTCTTAACATTCAGAAATTTGCTAGAATGGCATTGCTTGACCAAGTTTTGGAAGTTGCAGACCCAAGCCTTTTACAAGAAGAAGCAAGAGTAAACTGCAATGAAAGTTCAATACAAACAAGGAATCACTGCATAGTAGAATGTCTAATTTCTGTGATCAGAGTTGGGCTAGCTTGTTCCATGGAGTATCCTCACCAAAGAATGGATATAAGCAATGCAGTGAATGAGCTCCAGACAATAAAAGACAAGTTCATACGAGAAAATGAGAGGGTTGTCTCTGCATAG
- the LOC110618439 gene encoding 60S ribosomal protein L13-1, whose product MVKHNNVVPNGHFKKHWQNYVKTWFNQPARKTRRRIARQKKAVKIFPRPTAGPLRPIVHGQTLKYNMKLRAGRGFSLEELRAAGIPKKLAPTIGIAVDHRRKNRSLESLQANVQRLKTYKAKLVVFPRRARKFKAGDSAPEELATATQVQGQFMPIVLEKPSVELVKVTDEMKSFKAYDKLRLERMNKRHAGARMKKAAEAEKEEKK is encoded by the exons ATGGTGAAGCATAACAATGTTGTGCCTAATGGGCACTTTAAAAAGCACTGGCAGAACTATGTGAAGACATGGTTTAACCAACCTGCTCGAAAGACAAGGAGACGCATTG CTCGCCAAAAGAAGGCTGTGAAGATCTTCCCTAGGCCTACAGCTGGACCTCTTCGCCCTATTGTTCATGGACAGACTTTGAAGTATAATATGAAATTGAGGGCTGGTAGAGGGTTTtctcttgaagaactcagg GCTGCAGGTATTCCCAAAAAACTTGCCCCTACAATTGGAATAGCTGTTGATCATCGCAGAAAGAACCGTTCTTTGGAGAGCCTACAGGCCAATGTTCAGAGGTTGAAGACCTACAAGGCGAAATTGGTTGTCTTCCCAAGACGTGCTCGCAAGTTCAAG GCTGGTGATTCTGCACCTGAGGAGCTGGCAACAGCAACTCAAGTACAAGGGCAATTCATGCCAATTGTACTTGAGAAGCCATCGGTTGAGCTTGTTAAGGTCACAGATGAAATGAAGTCATTCAAGGCATATGACAAGCTACGACTGGAACGGATGAACAAGCGCCATGCCGGTGCCAGAATGAAGAAGGCAGCAGAGgctgagaaagaagaaaagaagtag
- the LOC110618881 gene encoding putative receptor-like protein kinase At3g47110 isoform X1, translating into MRSSSVIFPLSVRCIVVLVLSLQLSFEVPSIDAATTIGGNETDHLALLEFKAKISHDPQNVTSSWNTSAHFCNWEGVICSRRHKRVTGLNLHSKELVGNLSPYIGNMSFLKVIRLQNNSLQGEIPPEIGRLFRIQVLDLSNNSFEGKIPANLSRCLNMSFLGLAYNKLFGNFPVELATLLKLKHIVIHANYLSGDIPSFLGNFSSLEALSARGNFFSGNIPQSLGQLKHLSSIGLGSNNLSGIVPQAIFNLSSITVLSLSNNSLHGSLPSEIGLLLPQLQILQISRNNFSGSVPVSLSNATKLQRILLQHNNFNGKVDVDFGGLQQLYRLFLSNNNLGKEGENDLDFITSLLNSSNLKDVDLSYNQFKGELPNSVSNVSSTLEWISVHFNQIGGRLPQWLSKIVSLENINLAYNQITGTIPIELGKLSRLVDFKLNDNRLYGSIPSSLGNISSLGEIRLLRNNLQGTIPSSLGNCQKLLFLSLSQNNLSGSIPKELFPFQSMLVSIALDQNRLDGSLPSEIGNLFNLKELYVSQNLLSGEIPNDLGRCNSLELLYMGNNNLEGSIPPSLASLKGLRILDLSHNNFSGKIPEYLEQFALEHVNLSSNNFDGEVPTEGVFANASAISVAGNNRLCGGIPELQLPRCPVSKRSKLRSFKIAVIIISCVFGVVVLLTCMWYGFKKKKREQSPTSLDIMSFHNVSYEMILKATDGFSSANLIGVGSFGSVYKGTFVEDGAIFAVKVLNLQQQGASKSFMAECQSLRNVRHRNLVKIITSCSSIDFQGNEFKALVYDYMPNGDLQDWLHTDLERPVELIDEQPSLSLLQRLNIAIDIGNGLDYLHHHCQKPIIHCDLKPCNILLDDEMVAHIGDFGLAKFLPHLMNPTQSSSIGVRGTIGYTPPGTCHPLGPYMLSLIYFTNRFLFHFAEYGLGSEVSTSGDVYSYGILLLEMVTGKKPTDDIFVEGFNLHNFARMAMPNQVLKIVDPILLQEDFPTKARNDSKVECLTCLIKVGVACTMESPQDRMDVSNAIKELHAIKNNFMQTK; encoded by the coding sequence ATGAGGAGCTCAAGTGTCATCTTTCCACTTTCTGTGAGATGCATTGTCGTCCTCGTACTCTCTTTGCAGCTGAGCTTCGAAGTTCCCTCCATTGATGCTGCTACAACCATTGGTGGGAATGAGACAGATCATCTTGCTTTGTTAGAATTCAAGGCAAAAATTTCGCATGATCCCCAGAATGTCACAAGTTCATGGAATACTTCTGCCCATTTCTGCAACTGGGAAGGTGTCATTTGCAGTCGTAGACACAAAAGAGTCACCGGCCTGAACCTTCACTCTAAAGAGTTGGTTGGCAATTTGTCACCTTACATAGGAAACATGAGTTTCCTTAAGGTCATTAGACTGCAAAACAACAGCCTTCAAGGTGAAATCCCACCTGAAATTGGCCGTTTGTTCAGAATCCAAGTTTTAGATCTTAGCAACAACTCTTTTGAAGGGAAAATTCCGGCCAATTTATCCAGATGCTTGAACATGAGTTTCCTTGGATTAGCTTACAACAAGCTGTTTGGCAACTTTCCAGTAGAGCTCGCCACTTTGCTCAAGCTCAAACACATTGTAATTCATGCAAACTATTTGAGCGGCGACATACCATCATTTCTGGGAAATTTTAGCTCACTTGAAGCTTTGTCAGCTCGTGGAAATTTCTTCAGTGGAAACATTCCACAATCTCTGGGTCAACTCAAGCATTTGTCATCTATTGGACTTGGAAGCAATAACCTCTCAGGTATAGTCCCTCAAGCCATTTTTAATCTTTCCTCCATCACTGTATTATCTTTGTCAAACAATTCCTTGCATGGAAGTCTTCCATCAGAGATTGGCCTCCTTTTACCACAGCTTCAAATATTACAAATTTCGAGGAACAATTTTAGTGGGTCTGTTCCAGTTTCATTATCCAATGCTACTAAACTCCAAAGAATTCTTCTACAGCATAACAATTTCAATGGAAAAGTAGATGTTGATTTTGGAGGCTTACAGCAACTTTACAGGTTATTTTTGAGTAACAACAATCTTGGAAAGGAGGGGGAAAATGATTTGGATTTTATCACTTCTTTGTTGAATTCTAGCAATTTGAAAGATGTGGATTTATCTTACAATCAATTTAAAGGAGAATTGCCAAATTCTGTGAGTAATGTATCTTCAACCCTCGAATGGATCTCAGTGCACTTTAATCAAATAGGTGGAAGACTCCCTCAGTGGTTATCAAAGATTGTTAGCTTGGAGAATATAAATCTAGCATATAACCAAATTACAGGTACCATTCCCATTGAATTAGGTAAACTTTCAAGACTTGTAGATTTTAAACTCAATGATAATAGATTATATGGATCAATTCCTTCATCTTTAGGAAACATATCATCATTGGGTGAAATTCGTTTACTTCGCAATAATTTACAAGGCACCATTCCCTCGAGTCTTGGAAATTGCCAAAAATTATTGTTCTTATCTCTTTCTCAAAACAATCTTAGCGGCTCCATACCCAAAGAACTTTTTCCTTTTCAATCCATGTTAGTTTCCATAGCCCTAGATCAAAACCGTTTAGACGGATCTCTTCCTTCAGAAATTGgaaatttattcaatttgaaGGAATTGTATGTTTCTCAGAACTTGTTGTCTGGTGAAATTCCAAATGATCTTGGCCGCTGCAATAGCCTCGAGTTGCTTTACATGGGCAATAACAACTTGGAAGGTAGCATTCCACCATCTTTGGCCTCTTTAAAAGGTCTAAGAATACTTGATCTGTCTCACAATAATTTTTCTGGCAAGATTCCGGAGTACCTAGAGCAATTTGCATTGGAACATGTCAATTTATCTTCCAACAATTTTGATGGTGAAGTTCCCACTGAAGGAGTTTTTGCAAATGCAAGTGCAATATCAGTTGCAGGAAACAATAGACTCTGTGGGGGTATACCAGAGTTACAGTTGCCTAGATGCCCTGTTTCAAAGAGAAGCAAATTGCGCAGTTTCAAAATAGCTGTGATCATCATCTCCTGTGTTTTTGGCGTTGTTGTGCTGTTAACTTGTATGTGGTATGGTtttaagaagaagaaaagagagcAATCTCCCACTTCCTTGGACATAATGTCATTTCATAATGTTTCATATGAAATGATTCTTAAGGCAACTGATGGGTTCTCTTCAGCAAATTTGATTGGTGTGGGAAGCTTTGGGTCTGTATATAAAGGCACTTTTGTAGAGGATGGTGCAATTTTTGCAGTGAAAGTACTCAACCTTCAACAACAAGGTGCTTCGAAGAGTTTTATGGCCGAGTGCCAATCCTTGAGAAATGTTCGTCATCGAAATCTTGTCAAGATAATAACATCTTGCTCCAGTATTGATTTTCAAGGAAATGAATTTAAGGCACTTGTTTATGACTATATGCCGAATGGGGATCTACAGGATTGGTTACATACAGACTTAGAAAGACCTGTCGAGCTAATTGATGAACAACCAAGTCTAAGCCTTTTGCAGAGATTGAACATTGCTATAGACATTGGGAATGGGCTGGATTATCTTCATCATCATTGTCAAAAGCCAATTATTCACTGTGATCTAAAGCCATGCAATATTCTTCTTGATGATGAAATGGTTGCTCATATTGGAGATTTCGGGCTAGCAAAGTTCCTTCCTCACCTAATGAATCCAACTCAAAGCAGCTCGATCGGAGTTAGAGGAACAATAGGTTACACACCTCCAGGTACTTGTCATCCTCTTGGACCATATATGCTTTCTCTCATTTACTTCACAAAtcgttttctttttcattttgcaGAATATGGATTAGGAAGCGAGGTATCAACAAGCGGagatgtttacagttatggaaTCCTATTATTAGAGATGGTGACAGGAAAAAAACCTACTGATGATATTTTTGTTGAAGGTTTTAACCTTCACAATTTTGCTAGGATGGCAATGCCCAACCAAGTGTTGAAGATTGTAGACCCAATTCTTTTACAAGAAGATTTTCCGACAAAAGCAAGAAATGATAGCAAAGTTGAATGCCTAACTTGCCTAATCAAGGTTGGAGTAGCATGTACAATGGAGTCTCCTCAAGATAGAATGGACGTGAGTAATGCAATCAAAGAGTTACATGcaatcaaaaataattttatgcaaACTAAATAA